The following proteins are encoded in a genomic region of Triticum dicoccoides isolate Atlit2015 ecotype Zavitan chromosome 1B, WEW_v2.0, whole genome shotgun sequence:
- the LOC119305519 gene encoding uncharacterized protein LOC119305519 translates to MMHFALRGTAAVGRRKTAHARSASHPCHCQCHPVHTRLDAGVRALRAWSASAEDGPSGLAHVEAVLAVLGEFLALPQAAAALRDDAAACDRFLTLADAYGSFEQALLALKQSVAQLRAGVRLGDGTMVAASLRARRRAEKELCGLAAAMRHASRHAMLAPADAADGEVTGVVAEAAAATASASEAIFLWCAAMSPDVSAVVQTVPVNAWLARLRVVHVAKKAVSLPETAAALERLEERIGELESGSEKVFSSLLQARVSLLNIHNTL, encoded by the coding sequence ATGATGCACTTCGCTCTCAGAGGCAccgcggccgtggggaggaggaagACCGCGCACGCCCGGTCGGCGAGTCATCCGTGCCACTGCCAGTGCCACCCCGTCCACACGCGCCTCGATGCCGGCGTCCGCGCGCTCAGGGCATGGTCGGCCTCCGCCGAGGACGGGCCTTCGGGGCTCGCGCACGTGGAGGCCGTCCTGGCCGTGCTCGGCGAGTTCCTTGCCCTGCCGCAGGCCGCGGCTGCCCTCCGTGACGACGCAGCCGCCTGCGACCGGTTCCTCACGCTCGCCGACGCGTACGGCTCGTTCGAGCAGGCGCTGCTCGCGCTCAAGCAGAGCGTCGCGCAGCTGCGGGCGGGCGTCCGGCTCGGGGACGGCACGATGGTCGCCGCGTCGCTCCGGGCACGCAGGCGCGCAGAGAAGGAGCTGTGCGGCCTCGCCGCGGCGATGCGGCACGCCTCAAGGCACGCCATGCTGGCGCCGGCGGATGCCGCGGACGGCGAGGTCACCGGCGTGgtggcggaggcggccgcggccacGGCGTCGGCGTCGGAGGCCATCTTCCTGTGGTGTGCGGCAATGTCCCCGGACGTATCGGCAGTGGTCCAGACGGTGCCCGTGAACGCATGGCTGGCGAGGCTGCGGGTCGTGCATGTGGCCAAGAAGGCAGTGTCACTGCCAGAGACGGCGGCGGCGTTGGAGAGGCTTGAGGAACGCATTGGCGAGCTCGAGAGCGGGAGCGAGAAGGTGTTTAGTAGCCTGCTTCAGGCTAGAGTTTCACTGCTGAACATCCATAATACCTTGTAG